Proteins encoded in a region of the Methanofollis tationis genome:
- a CDS encoding roadblock/LC7 domain-containing protein: MLTFALGKLLIAGAIGACVAGPDGRVRGEAGAADWKAAAPLIPAASVSWNGLAGDLGADGFAGVLIEAGGGVLLMMPLPGDDVLAVLLEPGANPGRVRYEMKKNLDLIASVI; this comes from the coding sequence ATGCTCACCTTCGCACTTGGCAAACTTCTGATTGCAGGGGCAATCGGCGCCTGCGTCGCTGGACCCGACGGCCGGGTGCGCGGGGAGGCGGGCGCCGCCGACTGGAAAGCGGCGGCCCCCCTCATCCCGGCGGCGTCGGTCTCCTGGAACGGCCTTGCAGGAGACCTCGGGGCGGACGGGTTTGCTGGCGTCCTCATCGAGGCGGGCGGCGGCGTCCTGCTCATGATGCCCCTCCCCGGCGACGACGTCCTCGCCGTCCTCCTCGAACCCGGCGCCAATCCCGGGCGTGTCCGCTACGAGATGAAGAAGAACCTCGACCTTATCGCATCGGTGATATGA
- a CDS encoding beta-CASP ribonuclease aCPSF1, translating into MLIEDRLKELRDKINTKVPAGITISDVEFEGPELVIYTDDPKKFADQEDLIRVLARELRKRIVVRPNILEDPETAATKIKSVVPDNAGISDIFFDPDTGEVLIEAEKPGIVIGKNGATLRDITKSTCWTPKVVRTPPIESSTVKQVRQYLRSVKDERKTFLRTIGRRIHRDVIAKDQWVRVTTLGCCREVGRAAFLLTTPESRVLIDCGEKPGSTTSTPYIYVPEISPLSSLDAVVLTHAHLDHCALVPLLFKYGYDGPVYSTPPTRDLAAMLQLDYLDVVKKESGRQPYTSNEVKEYIKHSITLNYGSVTDIAPDIKLTFHNAGHILGSAIAHFHLGDGLYNIAFTGDFNYQKTRLFSPAVSTFPRLEALFMESTYGGANALQPDREDAEAKLYDIVTRTIERGGKVVIPAFAVGRSQEVMLALEEGMRKEKIPRVKVYLDGMIKEATAIHTTYPEYLNADLRNQIFRDGMNPFLAECFVQVDSSDLREKVIGGDPCVIVTTSGMLSGGPVMEYLYALAPDERNTLIFVGYQAEGTFGRRLQKGWREIPVGNRETMVVKLEIETVDGFSGHSDRKQLMGFIQHIQPRPEKIFTIHGDENSTIDLASSIYKRFHIETRSPLNLETYRMV; encoded by the coding sequence ATGTTGATTGAGGACAGACTCAAGGAACTCAGGGATAAGATCAATACCAAGGTCCCGGCCGGGATCACCATCTCTGATGTTGAATTTGAAGGCCCCGAGCTGGTCATCTACACCGATGACCCCAAAAAGTTCGCCGACCAGGAGGATCTGATCAGGGTTCTCGCGCGGGAACTGCGCAAACGCATCGTCGTGAGACCGAACATCCTTGAAGACCCTGAGACGGCTGCAACGAAGATCAAATCGGTCGTCCCTGACAACGCCGGCATTTCCGATATCTTTTTTGATCCCGACACCGGCGAGGTGCTGATCGAAGCGGAAAAGCCCGGCATCGTCATCGGAAAAAACGGGGCGACGCTGCGCGATATCACCAAGAGTACCTGCTGGACCCCCAAAGTCGTCCGCACCCCGCCGATCGAGAGTTCGACCGTCAAACAGGTCCGTCAGTACCTCAGGTCGGTCAAGGACGAGCGCAAGACTTTCCTGCGCACGATCGGCCGGCGGATCCACCGGGACGTAATTGCAAAGGACCAGTGGGTGCGGGTCACGACCCTCGGCTGCTGCCGCGAGGTCGGACGGGCGGCGTTCCTCTTAACGACTCCTGAGAGCCGTGTCCTCATCGACTGCGGCGAAAAGCCCGGGAGCACGACGAGCACGCCGTACATCTATGTCCCCGAGATCTCGCCCCTCTCGTCGCTCGACGCCGTCGTCCTCACCCATGCTCACCTTGACCACTGCGCACTCGTCCCGCTCCTCTTTAAATACGGTTATGACGGCCCGGTGTACTCGACCCCCCCGACACGCGACCTGGCTGCCATGCTCCAGTTAGATTACCTCGACGTCGTCAAAAAAGAGAGCGGGAGACAGCCGTACACCTCAAACGAGGTGAAAGAGTATATCAAGCACTCGATCACGCTCAACTATGGTTCGGTCACCGACATTGCGCCTGATATCAAACTCACCTTCCATAATGCCGGTCATATCCTCGGTTCGGCGATCGCCCACTTCCATCTTGGCGACGGCCTCTACAACATCGCCTTCACCGGGGACTTCAACTACCAGAAGACCCGTCTCTTCTCCCCGGCAGTCTCGACCTTCCCCCGCCTCGAAGCCCTGTTCATGGAGAGTACCTACGGCGGGGCAAATGCCCTTCAGCCAGACCGCGAGGACGCGGAGGCAAAGCTCTACGATATCGTGACAAGGACGATCGAGCGGGGCGGCAAGGTAGTCATTCCCGCATTCGCCGTCGGTCGGTCCCAGGAGGTCATGCTCGCCCTCGAAGAGGGGATGAGAAAGGAGAAGATCCCGCGGGTGAAGGTCTATCTCGACGGCATGATCAAGGAGGCGACGGCGATCCACACCACCTACCCGGAGTATCTCAATGCGGACCTCCGCAACCAGATCTTCAGGGACGGCATGAACCCCTTCCTTGCAGAATGCTTTGTTCAGGTCGACTCGTCAGACCTGCGCGAGAAGGTGATCGGCGGCGACCCCTGTGTCATCGTCACTACCAGCGGCATGCTCAGCGGCGGTCCGGTGATGGAGTACCTCTACGCCCTCGCCCCTGACGAGCGCAACACGCTTATCTTCGTCGGCTACCAGGCCGAAGGGACCTTCGGCCGCCGCCTCCAGAAAGGCTGGCGCGAGATCCCGGTCGGCAACCGGGAGACGATGGTCGTGAAACTGGAGATTGAAACGGTCGACGGTTTCTCCGGCCACTCAGACCGGAAACAGTTGATGGGCTTTATCCAGCATATCCAGCCGCGGCCTGAGAAGATCTTTACAATCCACGGGGACGAGAACAGCACCATCGACCTTGCCAGCTCGATCTACAAGCGTTTCCACATCGAGACGCGCTCGCCCCTGAACCTTGAGACCTACCGTATGGTATAA
- a CDS encoding MFS transporter, with the protein MKQRLPLLLGVFVVMALSNAVVPVLPSLAEGTALQGAIYSAYFFGAMLTVIPAGILSDRIGRVPLLRAGLVLTLLSGALILAISDPVALPAIRAVEGVAAGLFVPAAMSWINLQPDHERMSGNFIAALNLGLVSGLVLSGWLTVPVGVLGGVIVFTTFTAVPLLMTVFVGETAGPGRGRADLLGVGRENFWLYISAIVLVGATGVVTTLYPDFSGESAANLGVQLGLMNVATIVASLTASRFHLAPIPTIRVSAVLMAAAVALSFFTPAAFVFIGGIAGVVMIAQINYLAANPGQQGAIMGLFNASSYAGMTLLPFAAGVVAEVESFSAAFAVTAILAALMAVTIGRCRCYLES; encoded by the coding sequence ATGAAGCAGCGCCTGCCCCTCCTGCTCGGTGTCTTTGTCGTCATGGCGCTTTCAAACGCCGTGGTGCCGGTCCTGCCCTCGCTGGCCGAGGGCACCGCCCTGCAGGGCGCCATTTATTCGGCGTATTTTTTCGGGGCGATGCTGACGGTTATCCCGGCCGGAATCCTTTCTGATCGTATCGGGAGGGTACCGCTGCTCCGGGCCGGGCTTGTTCTCACCCTCCTGAGCGGGGCCCTGATCCTGGCCATATCAGATCCCGTCGCCCTGCCTGCCATCCGTGCGGTGGAGGGGGTCGCCGCCGGCCTCTTCGTGCCTGCGGCGATGTCCTGGATCAATCTCCAGCCCGATCACGAGCGGATGAGCGGCAACTTCATCGCCGCCCTGAACCTCGGGCTGGTTTCCGGGCTTGTCCTCTCAGGCTGGCTCACCGTGCCTGTGGGGGTGCTTGGCGGGGTCATCGTCTTTACCACCTTCACGGCAGTTCCCCTGCTGATGACGGTCTTTGTGGGGGAGACGGCCGGGCCGGGGCGGGGGCGGGCCGACCTGCTCGGCGTTGGCAGAGAGAATTTCTGGCTGTACATCTCGGCGATCGTGCTGGTCGGGGCGACCGGGGTGGTGACCACCCTGTACCCCGACTTCAGCGGCGAATCGGCGGCGAACCTGGGGGTGCAGCTCGGACTGATGAACGTGGCGACGATCGTCGCCTCTCTTACGGCGTCCCGGTTTCACCTTGCCCCGATCCCGACGATCAGGGTCTCCGCCGTTTTGATGGCGGCGGCGGTGGCGCTCTCGTTCTTTACGCCGGCGGCGTTTGTGTTCATCGGGGGGATCGCCGGTGTGGTGATGATCGCCCAGATCAACTATCTTGCAGCGAATCCCGGACAGCAGGGAGCGATCATGGGACTCTTCAACGCCTCCAGCTATGCCGGGATGACGCTCTTACCGTTCGCTGCCGGCGTGGTCGCCGAAGTGGAGAGTTTTTCTGCGGCATTCGCCGTTACCGCGATCCTTGCCGCCCTGATGGCCGTGACGATCGGGCGGTGCCGGTGTTATCTGGAATCATAA
- a CDS encoding CBS domain-containing protein yields the protein MFVQDYMTKDVVSVEIPSNRDDILKILKRTGISGIPVRERGKVVGVVTRKDLLRKSEETQVALLMSQNPVVVTPDTPLSDAAAVMVRHNYRRLPVVDDNGSLVGLLSVADLIAAIAQLRIKDEIRDYYLSSTFALWEETPLPLVGRIMEISDVEAVPIMDERGVVSGIISERDLIRNSHIEDSVEVSDFSNGTDDDEWTWESIRDMHTVSYGVSKVQLPERPVRTAMVKNVVTVPKNAGVSECALLMKRSRVDQLPVVNGDKRLIAMLFDRELIRVLCRGQDQ from the coding sequence ATGTTCGTCCAGGACTACATGACAAAGGATGTGGTCTCCGTTGAGATCCCGAGCAACCGCGATGATATCCTCAAGATACTGAAAAGGACCGGTATCTCGGGCATCCCGGTACGAGAACGGGGCAAGGTCGTCGGCGTGGTGACCCGAAAAGATCTCCTCCGCAAGTCCGAGGAGACGCAGGTGGCGCTCCTGATGTCACAGAATCCCGTTGTGGTAACGCCTGATACCCCGCTCTCTGATGCAGCGGCGGTGATGGTCAGGCATAACTACCGGAGACTGCCGGTCGTCGACGACAACGGTAGCCTTGTCGGGCTGCTCAGCGTGGCCGACCTCATTGCGGCGATTGCCCAGCTGCGGATCAAGGATGAGATCAGGGACTACTACCTCAGCAGCACCTTTGCCCTCTGGGAGGAGACGCCGCTCCCCCTTGTCGGTCGGATCATGGAGATCTCCGATGTCGAGGCCGTTCCGATCATGGACGAGCGTGGCGTGGTATCGGGGATCATCTCTGAGCGCGACCTGATCAGGAACTCCCACATCGAGGATTCGGTCGAGGTCTCAGATTTCTCCAACGGGACCGACGACGACGAATGGACCTGGGAGAGCATCAGGGACATGCACACGGTCAGCTATGGGGTCTCCAAGGTCCAGCTCCCTGAACGGCCGGTCAGGACGGCGATGGTGAAGAATGTCGTCACCGTCCCGAAGAACGCCGGTGTCTCTGAGTGTGCCCTTCTCATGAAGCGTTCCCGTGTCGACCAGCTGCCGGTGGTCAATGGGGACAAAAGACTCATCGCCATGCTCTTTGACCGCGAGTTGATCCGGGTGCTCTGCAGGGGCCAGGATCAATAA
- the speD gene encoding S-adenosylmethionine decarboxylase — translation MTETDIRNQADMLNVNETVNYWDSLSDEEIIKKYNEQGSWGLYTSVDLKDCDPAAIRDADLIKRFIVELCDLIDMKRFGEPTVVHFGPCAKVAGYSMTQLIETSLISGHFANDTNAAYLDIFSCKAYGPKQMAEFCKKFFGAGSMTTHVLFRD, via the coding sequence ATGACTGAGACCGATATCCGCAATCAGGCTGACATGCTTAACGTGAACGAGACCGTGAACTACTGGGACTCTCTCTCTGACGAAGAGATCATCAAGAAATACAATGAGCAGGGCTCCTGGGGGCTTTACACCAGCGTCGATCTCAAGGACTGCGACCCGGCAGCGATCAGAGACGCCGACCTCATCAAGCGGTTCATCGTCGAGCTCTGCGACCTCATCGACATGAAGCGCTTCGGAGAGCCGACCGTCGTCCACTTCGGCCCGTGCGCCAAGGTTGCCGGCTACTCCATGACCCAGCTCATCGAGACCTCCCTGATCTCCGGTCACTTCGCCAACGACACCAACGCCGCCTACCTCGACATCTTCTCCTGCAAGGCCTACGGCCCCAAGCAGATGGCCGAGTTCTGCAAGAAGTTCTTTGGCGCCGGCTCGATGACCACCCACGTGCTCTTCAGAGACTGA
- a CDS encoding universal stress protein: MFKKIVVAIDGSDISLKALEVALSEARIWNAELHVIYVVETSMFSSIPMDNTWEIIYSLLESEGKEVFQKSKERAAQDGVSLITHLKDGHAGNEIVSLAEDLHADLIVIGSRGKTNIDRLLLGSVSEHVVRNSSCTTMVVR, translated from the coding sequence ATGTTTAAAAAAATCGTCGTCGCTATCGACGGGTCAGATATCAGCCTGAAGGCGCTTGAGGTTGCTCTGTCTGAGGCCCGGATCTGGAATGCTGAACTCCATGTGATCTACGTCGTCGAAACCAGCATGTTCTCCTCCATCCCCATGGACAACACCTGGGAAATTATCTACTCGCTCCTTGAAAGCGAAGGAAAAGAGGTCTTCCAGAAGAGCAAGGAACGTGCCGCACAGGACGGAGTCTCGCTCATCACGCACCTCAAGGACGGACATGCCGGCAACGAGATCGTCTCCCTTGCCGAAGATCTGCACGCCGACCTGATCGTGATCGGTTCGCGTGGGAAGACCAATATCGATCGCCTCCTCCTTGGCAGCGTTTCGGAGCATGTTGTTCGGAACAGCAGCTGTACGACGATGGTGGTGAGATAA
- a CDS encoding ribonuclease III family protein, producing MDWKRKTTLQTFLAQPQIGVTDIPDDVLERYNRAFTHRSYAHENPCGLLPCPDYERLEFLGDRILNFIVAEYLLCTFQCSEGALSKRMEATKNEHLGTIVPGTGIGLENLILLGVGQPLIPSIIADVFEAFICALYLHIGLDRTRSIVLGLVADDILHFDPSGNTIGRLQERLQQERLGLPEYLIVSRDGPDHDPTFVSAVTVAGHFSAFGSGGSKAGAKKEAARVALEVLETPS from the coding sequence ATGGACTGGAAACGAAAAACAACACTCCAAACATTTCTCGCGCAACCGCAGATCGGCGTCACCGATATCCCGGACGACGTGCTCGAACGCTATAACCGGGCGTTCACCCATCGCTCCTATGCCCATGAAAACCCCTGCGGCCTCCTCCCCTGCCCGGACTACGAGCGCCTCGAATTCCTGGGGGACCGCATCCTCAATTTTATCGTCGCCGAGTACCTCCTCTGTACCTTCCAGTGCTCCGAAGGAGCCCTTTCAAAGAGGATGGAGGCGACAAAGAACGAGCACCTTGGCACGATCGTCCCGGGCACCGGCATCGGGCTCGAAAACCTCATCCTCCTCGGCGTCGGTCAGCCCCTCATACCCTCAATCATCGCCGACGTCTTCGAGGCGTTCATCTGCGCCCTGTACCTCCATATCGGCCTGGACAGGACACGGTCGATCGTCCTCGGGCTTGTCGCCGACGACATCCTCCACTTCGACCCGAGCGGAAACACGATCGGCCGCCTTCAGGAGCGTCTCCAGCAGGAGCGCCTCGGCCTCCCGGAGTACCTGATCGTCTCCAGGGACGGCCCTGACCACGACCCGACATTTGTCAGCGCCGTCACCGTTGCCGGGCACTTCTCCGCCTTCGGCAGCGGCGGGAGCAAGGCCGGCGCAAAAAAAGAGGCTGCACGGGTCGCCCTCGAGGTGCTCGAAACACCCTCGTGA
- the psmB gene encoding archaeal proteasome endopeptidase complex subunit beta — protein MPEINQEIMKGTTTVGLVFDEGIVLATEKRATMGTLIASKTAKKVYQIADRIGMTTAGGVGDAQSLARLMQVECSLYKVRHGKPISVGAAATLLSNYLQQNRYYPYYVQLLVGGVDRNGPSVYSVDAMGGASKETDIVSTGSGSPMAYGVLEDRYHADMKETEAVDLATRSLKAAMRRDSASGENISIVVITRDKYEETAVQVTQRKPELTR, from the coding sequence ATGCCTGAGATTAATCAGGAGATTATGAAAGGCACCACGACAGTGGGGCTCGTATTCGATGAGGGTATCGTTCTCGCAACTGAAAAACGTGCGACGATGGGAACTCTTATCGCCAGCAAAACTGCAAAAAAAGTGTACCAGATAGCGGACCGCATCGGTATGACAACCGCCGGCGGCGTTGGCGACGCCCAGTCGCTCGCCCGCCTCATGCAGGTGGAGTGCAGCCTGTACAAGGTCCGCCATGGCAAACCGATCTCCGTCGGTGCTGCGGCGACCCTGCTCTCCAACTACCTGCAGCAGAACCGCTATTACCCGTATTATGTCCAGCTCCTCGTCGGCGGCGTGGACCGCAATGGACCGAGCGTTTACTCGGTCGATGCGATGGGCGGCGCCTCGAAGGAGACCGACATCGTCTCGACCGGCTCGGGCTCTCCGATGGCCTACGGCGTGCTTGAGGACCGGTACCACGCTGATATGAAGGAGACCGAGGCGGTCGACCTTGCCACCCGTTCCCTCAAGGCCGCGATGCGCCGTGACTCCGCATCTGGCGAGAATATCAGTATCGTTGTGATCACCAGAGATAAATACGAGGAAACGGCCGTTCAGGTCACCCAGAGGAAACCAGAACTTACCCGCTAA
- a CDS encoding aldehyde dehydrogenase family protein, protein MMKMLIGGAWTDASSGRTMDVVNPATWTEIGSVPLGGPEDAGAAVEAAEGALAGWSEVPALERGRVLARTAALVRGEAERLAALLVAEQGKPLREATDEVRGFAYILKYYAGLASSLHGETMATKAYGRIVIEKRPLGVCVGIVPWNMPVIIAGWKIGPALLAGNTMVLKPASTTPLTTLEIGELFVRAGLPPGVLNIVTGPGESLGEALVTHPAVRKVSFTGEAGTGRHVAEAAAPTMKHLTLELGGSDPAIVCDDADLEEAAAGVVRGRFYNCGQVCTAVKRVYVFSSVADRFRALVKEKTERIVVGDGMEAGVGMGPLSNAAGYERMQQIAEDLSGEARFLTGGAATGTKGWFFAPTVVTDLPADALPLREEVFGPILPVVEVDGIDEAIEGANSTHYGLGASIWTKSLERAERGCRDLEAGIVWVNQHLKIPPEAPFGGTKGSGIGRENGPRALDRYTEERSILIRL, encoded by the coding sequence ATGATGAAGATGCTGATCGGGGGTGCATGGACTGACGCCTCGTCCGGGCGGACGATGGATGTCGTCAACCCCGCCACCTGGACTGAGATCGGGAGCGTCCCGCTGGGCGGGCCCGAAGACGCCGGCGCGGCGGTGGAGGCGGCCGAGGGCGCTCTCGCCGGGTGGTCCGAAGTGCCGGCGCTGGAGCGCGGCAGGGTGCTCGCCCGGACCGCTGCCCTCGTGCGCGGGGAGGCGGAGAGGCTGGCGGCCCTTCTTGTCGCCGAGCAGGGTAAACCCCTCAGGGAGGCGACCGACGAGGTCAGGGGTTTTGCCTATATCCTGAAGTACTATGCCGGGCTTGCCTCGTCTCTCCACGGCGAGACGATGGCGACGAAGGCCTATGGGCGGATCGTCATCGAGAAGAGGCCTCTGGGTGTCTGCGTCGGGATCGTGCCCTGGAACATGCCGGTGATCATCGCCGGGTGGAAGATCGGGCCGGCGCTCCTTGCCGGCAACACCATGGTGCTCAAACCGGCGAGCACGACGCCGCTCACCACCCTCGAGATCGGCGAACTCTTTGTCAGGGCCGGGCTGCCGCCGGGCGTGCTCAATATCGTCACCGGACCCGGGGAGAGCCTCGGGGAGGCGCTGGTCACCCACCCGGCCGTCAGGAAAGTCTCGTTCACCGGCGAGGCCGGAACCGGGCGGCATGTCGCCGAGGCGGCGGCTCCCACGATGAAGCACCTGACCCTGGAACTCGGCGGGAGCGACCCTGCGATCGTCTGCGACGACGCCGATCTCGAAGAGGCCGCCGCCGGCGTGGTCAGGGGGCGGTTCTACAACTGCGGGCAGGTCTGCACCGCCGTCAAACGGGTGTACGTCTTTTCCAGCGTTGCCGACCGGTTCAGGGCCCTTGTGAAGGAGAAGACGGAGCGGATCGTCGTCGGCGACGGCATGGAGGCCGGTGTCGGGATGGGCCCGCTGAGCAATGCCGCAGGCTACGAGAGGATGCAGCAGATCGCAGAGGATCTTTCTGGCGAGGCGCGGTTCCTTACCGGCGGTGCGGCGACCGGTACGAAGGGCTGGTTCTTTGCGCCGACGGTCGTCACCGACCTGCCCGCGGACGCCCTGCCCCTGCGCGAGGAGGTATTCGGCCCGATCCTGCCGGTGGTCGAGGTGGACGGTATCGACGAGGCGATCGAGGGGGCGAACTCAACGCATTACGGCCTTGGCGCCTCTATCTGGACGAAAAGCCTGGAGCGGGCAGAACGCGGCTGTCGGGACCTTGAGGCCGGGATCGTCTGGGTGAACCAGCACCTGAAGATCCCGCCGGAAGCGCCGTTCGGCGGGACGAAGGGGAGCGGCATCGGGAGAGAGAACGGGCCGCGGGCGCTCGACCGCTATACCGAGGAGCGGTCGATCCTGATCCGGTTATGA
- a CDS encoding M1 family metallopeptidase: MTRLFTYYPEDFGELPVDVIHMDLTFSVRDDHTEVASRMQVRVKDAPISSLDLNARSLEVLAAQCEDYPAAVRYDRKNHRLSFTFDAPLLPGTELHLATRTRCHPSSHILEGLYYDETPAGAPPTQITQCQQWGFQRIVPCFDDMTAKCTYTTTIIADGRYTNIISNGDALSKRKPCGNGRVAITYDNTTTPMAPYLFFLGVGTYATFSRPFEYPDGRTFTLELLVPPGSNEGIARQALEVLADGVLWVYLFTGPERYQDTPLRQKFWDLCHERDRARDAGDAERLAALRETLAEGVRAIVPGYAYTGTVYREIGMQNSDYGGMENVGNTTITTNRIMPFPAMTDHAYEYMVRVKVHEYYHNLNGSEVTGKSPFELWLNEAVTVHIENAHFGFLFGEDYARIQTVIDLISPEGGTFALDAGAAAMPIEPDGFNDPNELITGVTYVKAPEFVRMIETLMGKEAFARALDRYHRRFAHGNASRQDWLDAIEEVAGRRFDDMAGVWLKQTGFPVVRMTHQYDPDARTCRIALEQETPAGAEPWTFPFVVALVDREGRDRAETTHLVTGRHEEILFEDVDAPAFVAANRGYSFYGRVIDDATPDERHLRARHDTDLVGRFCAFQSLAGAEMLRLLEDPGAVPSPAFCDLYYDLIADRSLMSAAGGQFLTVFESVEEPRFAHRYTLLHTARRRLLQGIAGRHQEGLVDLYRRYAVAPEGRSPAAIKERQVKNLILQTLAPLDTPPVRTLIREQFETATNATDRLAAFSAYMNSSAPDRDEVFEIFRVRSEGDLVSWETFLAAVAGIRAPDALSLIRKAAASPSFRIEQSNDQRALFGRFARNRVLSLETAEGREYLGEVLSGLAVVNEYNTVGALEVFGALDQMGEDDQAPLVAVLLRIMRAADPQEQPSVYNTARRLLHGAPHAVAAYTRSFGPAPELADLPHPGPVGDITDEQM, encoded by the coding sequence ATGACACGCCTTTTCACATATTATCCTGAAGATTTTGGAGAACTACCGGTCGACGTCATCCATATGGACCTCACCTTCTCGGTCCGGGACGACCATACCGAGGTCGCCTCGCGGATGCAGGTGCGGGTGAAGGACGCACCCATCTCCTCCCTCGACCTCAATGCCCGGAGCCTCGAGGTGCTTGCCGCACAGTGCGAGGACTACCCGGCGGCGGTCAGATATGACCGAAAAAATCATCGCCTCTCCTTTACCTTCGACGCACCCCTGCTTCCCGGCACCGAACTCCACCTCGCCACCCGCACCCGCTGCCACCCGTCCAGCCATATCCTCGAAGGGCTCTACTATGACGAGACCCCGGCCGGTGCGCCGCCGACCCAGATCACCCAGTGCCAGCAGTGGGGGTTCCAGCGGATCGTCCCGTGTTTCGACGATATGACGGCAAAATGCACCTATACGACGACGATCATCGCCGACGGGCGCTATACGAATATCATCTCAAACGGCGACGCCCTCTCCAAGAGAAAACCGTGCGGGAACGGGCGGGTCGCCATCACCTACGACAACACCACGACCCCGATGGCCCCGTACCTCTTTTTCCTGGGCGTGGGTACCTATGCAACGTTCTCCCGGCCCTTCGAGTACCCGGACGGCCGCACCTTCACCCTCGAACTCCTCGTGCCGCCGGGATCAAACGAAGGGATCGCACGGCAGGCGCTGGAGGTGCTGGCAGACGGCGTCCTCTGGGTGTACCTCTTCACCGGGCCTGAACGTTATCAGGACACACCCCTGCGCCAGAAATTCTGGGACCTCTGCCACGAACGCGATCGGGCGAGAGACGCCGGGGATGCAGAGCGCCTCGCCGCCCTGAGGGAGACGCTCGCGGAGGGGGTGCGGGCGATTGTGCCGGGCTACGCCTACACCGGGACGGTCTACCGCGAGATCGGGATGCAGAACTCGGACTACGGCGGGATGGAGAACGTCGGCAACACCACGATCACCACCAACCGGATCATGCCCTTCCCGGCGATGACCGACCATGCCTACGAGTATATGGTGCGGGTGAAGGTCCACGAGTATTACCACAACCTCAACGGCTCTGAGGTGACCGGAAAGAGCCCGTTCGAGCTCTGGCTCAACGAGGCGGTGACCGTGCACATCGAGAACGCCCACTTCGGCTTCCTCTTCGGGGAGGACTATGCCCGCATCCAGACGGTTATCGACCTGATCTCGCCTGAGGGCGGGACGTTCGCCCTCGACGCAGGGGCCGCCGCCATGCCGATCGAGCCTGACGGCTTCAACGACCCGAACGAACTGATCACCGGCGTCACCTATGTGAAGGCCCCGGAGTTCGTCAGGATGATCGAGACCCTCATGGGAAAAGAGGCCTTCGCGCGGGCGCTCGATCGCTACCACCGACGCTTCGCCCACGGCAATGCCTCGCGGCAGGACTGGCTCGACGCGATTGAGGAGGTCGCGGGCCGGCGTTTCGACGATATGGCAGGGGTCTGGCTGAAACAGACCGGGTTTCCGGTCGTCAGGATGACACACCAGTATGACCCGGACGCCCGGACCTGCAGGATCGCCCTCGAGCAGGAGACACCCGCAGGCGCTGAGCCGTGGACGTTCCCGTTTGTCGTGGCACTCGTGGACAGGGAGGGGCGCGACCGTGCCGAAACGACGCACCTGGTCACCGGGCGGCATGAGGAGATCCTCTTTGAGGACGTCGACGCACCGGCCTTTGTCGCGGCAAACCGGGGCTACTCGTTCTATGGTCGGGTGATCGACGACGCAACCCCGGACGAGCGGCACCTCCGGGCCCGGCACGACACCGACCTCGTCGGGAGGTTCTGCGCCTTCCAGTCGCTTGCCGGGGCCGAGATGCTCAGGCTCCTCGAGGATCCGGGTGCGGTCCCGTCGCCGGCGTTCTGCGACCTGTACTATGACCTGATCGCGGACCGGTCCCTGATGTCAGCCGCCGGCGGGCAGTTCCTGACGGTCTTCGAGTCGGTGGAAGAGCCGCGTTTTGCCCACCGCTACACGCTCCTCCACACGGCTCGTCGGCGCCTCCTGCAGGGGATCGCCGGGCGGCACCAGGAGGGGCTGGTCGATCTTTACCGCAGGTACGCCGTCGCTCCTGAGGGGCGGAGCCCTGCGGCGATAAAGGAGCGGCAGGTGAAGAACCTGATCCTCCAGACGCTCGCCCCCCTCGACACCCCGCCGGTCCGCACCCTGATCAGGGAGCAGTTCGAGACCGCAACGAATGCCACCGATCGCCTCGCGGCGTTTTCGGCCTATATGAACTCTTCGGCACCTGACAGGGATGAGGTCTTCGAGATCTTCAGGGTGCGGTCTGAGGGCGACCTGGTCTCATGGGAGACCTTCCTTGCCGCCGTAGCCGGGATCAGGGCGCCCGACGCCCTCTCCCTGATACGGAAGGCGGCGGCATCCCCCTCCTTCAGGATCGAACAGTCCAACGACCAGCGTGCCCTTTTTGGACGGTTTGCCCGCAACCGGGTGCTGTCCCTGGAGACCGCGGAGGGGAGGGAGTACCTGGGCGAGGTGCTCTCCGGGCTGGCCGTGGTCAACGAGTACAACACCGTCGGGGCGCTGGAGGTCTTCGGCGCCCTCGATCAGATGGGAGAGGACGATCAGGCCCCCCTCGTCGCCGTCCTCCTCCGGATCATGCGGGCCGCAGACCCGCAGGAACAACCGAGCGTGTACAACACGGCGCGGCGTCTCCTCCATGGAGCACCGCATGCGGTGGCGGCGTATACCCGGTCCTTCGGCCCGGCCCCTGAACTCGCCGACCTGCCGCACCCGGGGCCAGTCGGGGACATCACAGATGAACAGATGTGA